The following coding sequences lie in one Alloacidobacterium dinghuense genomic window:
- a CDS encoding M50 family metallopeptidase, which yields MRGLRKFLCWCFAVAAFAFIVFPMKARLAHGYWSPGWKFALGAIVPMVLAAVFAMAWWTAFSEKDSARNWGIVASLVYLLLGVSVTAFSPAASKAQPSWLLSGIGVAGLIAFSRRDIAAPEGEKTSSQRSGPGDGTNPILDKLVWIVAVVGFWLAWSYGWERWARMEGLSLHPGLQYLVEVLIASLAVVAVHECGHAVIGMALGMKLHAFFVGPFQWRVREGRWTFQFLPRKIFDLGGATGVVSRSLEHFREYRVCMIAAGPFASLIFGLLAFGAAITAPNSGWESEFSLLAQMATLSLLAFVLNLIPIRSKNSYSDGAQIYQILSDGPWGDYHRAMSIVGSTLVTPLRPKDYDIDAIQRAAAGITHGLQGLLLRLYACSYYLDCGRFAEASQALAEAEAVYQESASDIPAELHAAFVFRVAFLRRDAAGARVWWERMEAKRPTRLNVDYWLARSALCWVENHLIEAHEAWGKCYSLARLLPHTGAYEFERHCIELLRRPLYDSSAHRALGELRSLVG from the coding sequence ATGCGCGGACTTAGAAAGTTCCTGTGTTGGTGCTTCGCGGTAGCAGCTTTTGCCTTCATTGTTTTTCCGATGAAGGCACGTCTTGCTCACGGCTACTGGTCGCCGGGCTGGAAGTTTGCCCTCGGCGCAATCGTACCGATGGTGTTGGCTGCAGTCTTTGCGATGGCGTGGTGGACTGCCTTCAGTGAAAAGGATTCGGCGAGGAACTGGGGGATTGTCGCCAGCCTCGTGTATCTGCTGCTGGGGGTTTCTGTGACCGCCTTTTCTCCGGCAGCCAGCAAGGCGCAGCCGAGCTGGCTTTTGTCAGGGATCGGAGTTGCGGGTCTTATCGCGTTCTCGCGCCGTGACATCGCCGCGCCGGAGGGTGAGAAAACCTCTTCGCAGCGGAGCGGTCCTGGCGATGGAACCAACCCGATCCTCGATAAGCTGGTTTGGATCGTGGCTGTGGTGGGGTTCTGGCTGGCATGGAGCTACGGCTGGGAACGCTGGGCTCGCATGGAAGGTCTAAGCCTGCATCCTGGGCTTCAATATTTGGTCGAAGTGCTCATTGCCTCGCTCGCTGTGGTTGCCGTACACGAGTGCGGTCACGCTGTTATAGGCATGGCGCTTGGGATGAAACTGCACGCCTTCTTCGTTGGCCCGTTCCAATGGCGCGTGCGCGAGGGCAGGTGGACGTTTCAGTTCCTTCCGCGGAAGATCTTTGATCTGGGCGGGGCTACGGGCGTGGTTTCGAGGAGCCTGGAGCATTTCCGAGAGTACCGTGTCTGCATGATTGCCGCAGGCCCATTTGCCAGTCTGATCTTTGGCCTGCTCGCCTTCGGTGCGGCAATCACGGCGCCGAACAGCGGATGGGAGTCGGAATTTTCGCTGCTTGCGCAGATGGCGACTCTGTCATTGCTGGCTTTCGTTCTCAACCTGATCCCGATTCGAAGTAAAAACTCCTATTCGGACGGCGCGCAGATCTATCAGATCCTTTCTGATGGTCCATGGGGTGACTATCACCGAGCGATGTCCATTGTCGGGTCGACGCTGGTGACGCCCTTGCGGCCGAAGGATTACGACATAGATGCGATCCAGCGGGCGGCGGCGGGAATTACGCACGGACTTCAGGGGCTGCTGCTGAGGCTCTATGCGTGTTCGTATTATCTCGATTGCGGACGCTTTGCCGAGGCGAGCCAGGCCCTGGCGGAGGCTGAAGCGGTCTATCAGGAATCGGCTTCGGACATTCCTGCTGAATTGCATGCCGCATTTGTTTTCCGTGTTGCGTTCTTGCGACGCGATGCTGCCGGCGCTCGTGTCTGGTGGGAGCGCATGGAGGCGAAGCGACCGACTCGCCTGAATGTGGATTACTGGTTGGCACGCAGTGCGCTTTGCTGGGTGGAGAACCACCTTATTGAAGCGCATGAGGCCTGGGGAAAGTGTTATTCCCTGGCGCGGCTGCTTCCGCATACCGGGGCCTATGAATTCGAGCGGCACTGTATTGAACTGCTGCGCCGGCCTCTGTATGACTCGTCGGCACATCGGGCTCTGGGTGAACTGCGGTCACTTGTGGGCTGA
- a CDS encoding ComEA family DNA-binding protein, giving the protein MRVQKINGHDSFLVRFTVVMGMFAALVWLAGCNTSQQSSDEQLKQQAAQTTAQAKAGAQQAAADAKVAAANAERKVNDIAAGVKEGLKSNGKPGAGTVNINSASEDQLVDLPGITGARAQRIIRGRPYGDPHDLVSKGILTSEQYGRISGQVVAN; this is encoded by the coding sequence ATGAGAGTTCAAAAAATCAATGGTCACGATAGCTTTCTTGTTCGTTTTACTGTGGTTATGGGAATGTTTGCTGCGCTTGTGTGGCTCGCGGGCTGTAATACCAGCCAGCAATCCTCTGACGAGCAACTGAAGCAACAAGCGGCGCAAACAACGGCGCAGGCAAAAGCGGGGGCGCAACAGGCTGCTGCGGATGCCAAAGTGGCGGCAGCCAACGCGGAGCGCAAGGTGAACGACATTGCCGCCGGCGTCAAAGAAGGATTGAAAAGCAATGGAAAACCCGGTGCGGGTACGGTCAACATCAACTCGGCGAGTGAGGATCAACTCGTTGATCTGCCGGGGATTACGGGTGCAAGAGCGCAGAGGATCATTCGCGGCAGGCCCTACGGAGATCCGCATGATCTGGTGAGCAAGGGCATACTCACGAGTGAGCAGTATGGCCGGATCTCGGGTCAAGTCGTCGCAAATTAG
- a CDS encoding type II secretion system protein: MRHRSPQSESGYILLAVIFMTVLILIALAVAAPRIAADIQRDREAELIHRGEQYKRAIKLYNKKFGGYPSSISQLENSNNIRFLRKRYIDPMTGKDDWKIIHLGEAHIKPMGLFGQTLQSSSMATTPGSSLTGSSGSSSSPTGSTSAFGGTTSSFGGTGSGFSSSPTSTNTGTDPSGTSGATGTTAPGSSSPFSSGAGTGSSTFGSSSGTSAFGNSGQTFGGAPMVGIASKNTKASIKEYKKQKHYNEWEFVYDPVEDMLSSVSLLGGGGSPNLNGANGTGTNGTTNPGTPTSPFGSGSSSGTGFGGGTFGNPPTNPTPTPTPTPQQPQQ, from the coding sequence ATGCGCCATCGCAGCCCCCAATCCGAATCAGGCTACATTCTGCTTGCCGTGATTTTCATGACGGTCCTGATTCTGATCGCCCTGGCCGTGGCTGCCCCACGCATCGCTGCCGACATTCAGCGCGACCGCGAAGCTGAGCTGATCCATCGTGGCGAACAGTACAAGCGAGCAATCAAGCTCTATAACAAGAAATTCGGAGGCTATCCTTCTTCGATCAGCCAGCTTGAGAACTCCAACAACATTCGATTTCTGCGCAAGCGCTACATAGATCCCATGACCGGCAAGGACGACTGGAAGATCATCCATCTCGGCGAGGCACACATTAAACCGATGGGTCTCTTCGGCCAGACTCTTCAGAGCAGCAGTATGGCAACAACCCCGGGAAGCTCTCTGACTGGATCATCCGGATCGTCGTCGAGCCCAACTGGAAGCACGTCTGCCTTTGGTGGCACGACATCCTCTTTCGGTGGAACAGGCAGCGGCTTTTCATCCTCTCCAACCAGCACAAATACTGGCACGGACCCATCCGGGACTTCCGGCGCCACTGGGACAACAGCCCCCGGCTCCTCAAGCCCGTTCAGCAGCGGCGCCGGCACTGGAAGTAGCACGTTCGGCAGCAGCTCGGGGACAAGCGCATTCGGCAACAGCGGCCAGACCTTTGGCGGAGCGCCGATGGTCGGTATCGCCAGTAAAAACACCAAGGCTTCCATCAAGGAATACAAAAAGCAGAAGCACTACAACGAGTGGGAGTTTGTCTACGATCCGGTGGAAGATATGCTGAGTTCAGTAAGTCTGCTTGGCGGAGGCGGATCACCCAACTTGAACGGGGCAAATGGCACTGGAACAAACGGGACGACCAACCCCGGAACCCCCACGAGCCCATTCGGATCGGGCTCGTCATCCGGGACAGGCTTTGGCGGTGGAACGTTCGGAAATCCGCCGACGAATCCAACCCCGACTCCAACGCCGACACCACAACAGCCGCAGCAGTAA
- the glgP gene encoding alpha-glucan family phosphorylase, which produces MSQAAESLDASRVLTLEEISQLMEESSQPADTLMRVVVLIARYSKTDVCSIYLLEPDRANLVLAATVGLTPMCVGTLRLAMHEGLAGLVAEQVRPIAVKHAKSHPRFKYIKEACEDAFQSFLGVPLIDRGVLQGVLVVQTIEPRDFHEDEIRILADAAMQVAPTVSEARTLARFIAPMQERLWSLARNIWWSWDQESCDLFLDLDPRRWRDLNHNPVALLNEMPLAKIEQRAAEMVLHSRINYAYRRMREYTHADRTWGAIHAGILRPRPVAYFSAEFGLHESLPIYSGGLGVLAGDHIKSASDLDIPLIGIGLFYGQGYFRQSLDQKGWQQEEYLDTDTNQLPMEPAIGVDGKAVTIEIATRKKPILAKVWRVKVGRCNLFLLDSNIEGNAPEDRELTSRLYGGDGRVRIRQELLLGVGGFRALKAMGITPGVLHLNEGHSGFVILEAIRTRMREEGMTFAVAASRVSREVVFTTHTPVPAGHDRFDAALIEEHLGPMADELGLSAEQLMGMGREHPSDTKETFCMTVLGLKHARRANAVSALHGEASRQMWTGLYPGKAEDDVPIGHITNGVHVHSWLAPQMARLYDRHLGSGWQERSGRAHTWEGIEGVDDGELWETHVGLKLRLLEFVRQRAMEQATRREEPSDTVLKLGRVLSPDALTIGFARRFATYKRANLILADIEKLTGMVNDPKRPVQFVFAGKAHPHDEPGKRVLQQIADLMYDSVFADRFVFVEDYDINVGRHFVQGVDVWLNNPRRPLEASGTSGQKVVLNGGLNLSILDGWWAEAYDGLNGFAIGKGTTHSQMDVHDNRDSEDLYRVLREEVVPLYYQRDSDGLPRGWIKRMKRTIRTLGWRFNADRMVMDYTTKCYVPAAGGTSSDMRGR; this is translated from the coding sequence ATGTCCCAAGCTGCAGAATCGCTGGATGCGAGTCGTGTCCTTACTCTCGAAGAAATCAGTCAATTAATGGAAGAAAGCAGTCAGCCGGCAGACACGCTGATGCGTGTGGTCGTGCTGATTGCGCGCTACTCCAAGACAGATGTCTGCTCGATTTATCTGCTGGAACCGGATCGCGCGAATCTGGTTCTTGCAGCGACTGTCGGGTTGACGCCCATGTGCGTCGGGACCCTCCGCTTAGCGATGCATGAAGGTTTGGCGGGGCTGGTTGCGGAGCAGGTGCGGCCCATCGCAGTAAAACACGCGAAGAGCCACCCACGCTTCAAGTACATCAAAGAAGCGTGCGAAGACGCCTTCCAGTCATTTCTTGGAGTTCCGCTGATTGATCGCGGCGTGCTGCAGGGCGTGCTGGTGGTGCAGACGATTGAGCCACGCGACTTTCACGAAGACGAGATTCGCATATTGGCCGACGCCGCAATGCAGGTGGCGCCGACGGTGAGCGAGGCGCGTACACTGGCGCGATTCATTGCACCGATGCAGGAGCGGCTTTGGAGCCTGGCGCGCAATATCTGGTGGAGCTGGGACCAGGAATCGTGCGATCTGTTTCTTGATCTCGATCCCAGGCGATGGCGCGACCTGAACCACAATCCGGTAGCGCTGCTGAATGAAATGCCGCTGGCAAAGATTGAACAGCGTGCCGCGGAAATGGTTCTGCATAGCCGTATCAACTATGCGTATCGGCGCATGCGGGAATACACGCACGCCGATCGGACATGGGGCGCCATCCACGCGGGGATCTTGCGGCCTCGTCCAGTGGCTTACTTTTCGGCGGAGTTTGGACTGCATGAGTCGCTGCCGATCTATTCGGGTGGGCTGGGCGTGCTCGCCGGGGACCATATTAAGAGCGCGTCCGACCTGGATATTCCGCTGATCGGGATTGGCCTTTTCTACGGGCAGGGATATTTTCGGCAATCGCTGGACCAGAAAGGCTGGCAGCAGGAAGAATATCTCGACACGGACACGAATCAACTGCCGATGGAGCCAGCGATCGGTGTGGACGGCAAGGCGGTAACGATCGAGATTGCAACGCGGAAGAAACCGATCCTCGCCAAAGTATGGCGCGTTAAGGTTGGGCGCTGCAATCTGTTTCTGCTCGATTCAAATATAGAAGGCAATGCGCCGGAGGATCGCGAGCTTACATCGCGTCTCTATGGCGGTGATGGGCGGGTGCGCATCCGGCAGGAACTGTTGCTGGGCGTGGGAGGATTCCGCGCACTGAAGGCTATGGGCATCACGCCGGGCGTGTTGCACCTGAATGAGGGGCACAGCGGCTTCGTCATTCTGGAAGCGATTCGCACACGCATGCGCGAGGAAGGCATGACGTTTGCGGTTGCTGCATCACGGGTGAGCCGCGAGGTTGTTTTCACGACGCACACCCCAGTACCCGCGGGGCATGACCGTTTTGATGCTGCGCTGATTGAGGAACATCTTGGGCCGATGGCCGATGAACTCGGTTTGTCGGCCGAGCAACTGATGGGGATGGGACGCGAGCATCCGAGTGATACAAAAGAAACTTTCTGCATGACAGTGCTTGGGCTAAAGCACGCGCGGCGCGCGAATGCCGTCTCCGCGCTACACGGCGAGGCTTCGCGGCAGATGTGGACGGGGCTGTACCCGGGTAAGGCTGAGGACGATGTTCCGATTGGGCACATCACCAACGGTGTACATGTTCACAGCTGGCTTGCGCCGCAGATGGCGCGTCTCTATGACCGGCATCTCGGTTCGGGATGGCAGGAGCGCAGCGGGCGCGCGCACACGTGGGAGGGCATTGAGGGCGTCGATGACGGCGAGCTTTGGGAGACGCATGTTGGGCTGAAGCTGCGGCTGCTGGAGTTTGTGCGCCAGCGCGCGATGGAGCAGGCGACTCGCCGCGAAGAGCCGAGCGATACGGTGCTGAAGCTGGGCCGGGTGCTGAGTCCGGATGCGCTGACGATTGGGTTTGCGCGCAGGTTTGCTACCTATAAGCGAGCCAATCTGATTCTTGCGGACATTGAGAAGCTGACTGGAATGGTGAACGATCCGAAGCGTCCGGTGCAGTTTGTGTTTGCGGGAAAGGCGCATCCGCATGACGAGCCCGGGAAGCGCGTGCTGCAGCAGATTGCGGATCTGATGTATGACAGCGTCTTCGCGGATCGGTTTGTCTTTGTCGAAGATTACGACATTAATGTGGGACGACATTTTGTTCAGGGCGTGGATGTCTGGCTGAACAATCCGCGGCGGCCGCTGGAGGCTTCAGGAACGAGCGGTCAGAAGGTAGTGCTGAATGGCGGACTTAATCTTTCCATACTGGATGGATGGTGGGCTGAGGCATACGACGGACTGAATGGATTCGCTATCGGCAAGGGCACCACGCATTCGCAGATGGATGTGCACGACAATCGCGACAGCGAGGATCTTTACCGCGTGCTGCGCGAGGAAGTGGTTCCCCTGTACTACCAGCGCGACAGCGATGGTTTGCCGCGTGGCTGGATCAAGCGCATGAAGCGGACGATTCGCACGCTTGGATGGAGATTCAACGCCGACCGCATGGTAATGGACTACACGACGAAGTGCTATGTACCGGCAGCGGGCGGGACTTCGAGCGATATGCGCGGGCGATAG
- a CDS encoding fimbrial assembly protein: protein MRITVNLATRPFIELKPVYQRLRIWMGALLILAIPLWFLARVEQKKANVATARVRGMQASVQQMQRQQQSYQALMRQPQNAAVLTQSDFLNDLFRHKAFSWTATMSDLETVLPAGVQVMSIEPLVLPDGHVTIRMRVSGARERALELVKNLEGSKHFASPRLSDESLATANTGNQQATPVNGPSDVNFDILADYRPLSLEGEHADKPEKESEQKTKEGAQ from the coding sequence ATGCGCATTACCGTCAATCTCGCAACACGGCCATTTATCGAGCTGAAGCCCGTCTACCAGCGCCTTCGCATCTGGATGGGCGCGCTTCTCATCTTGGCTATTCCCCTCTGGTTTCTCGCGCGCGTCGAACAGAAGAAGGCCAATGTCGCCACCGCGCGCGTGCGCGGTATGCAGGCCAGCGTGCAACAAATGCAGCGTCAGCAACAAAGCTATCAGGCGCTGATGCGGCAGCCGCAGAACGCCGCCGTGCTCACGCAATCCGACTTCCTCAACGATCTCTTCCGCCACAAAGCCTTTTCGTGGACAGCGACTATGAGCGACCTAGAAACTGTCCTGCCCGCAGGCGTACAAGTAATGAGCATCGAGCCCCTGGTCCTGCCGGACGGCCACGTGACGATACGCATGAGAGTCAGCGGCGCGCGTGAACGCGCCCTTGAACTGGTCAAGAACCTCGAAGGCTCGAAGCACTTTGCCTCACCCCGGCTTTCCGACGAATCGCTGGCCACCGCCAACACCGGAAATCAGCAGGCAACACCGGTCAACGGGCCTAGCGATGTAAATTTCGACATCCTCGCTGATTACCGGCCACTGTCTCTTGAGGGCGAGCACGCCGACAAGCCTGAGAAAGAGTCAGAGCAGAAGACAAAGGAAGGTGCGCAATGA
- a CDS encoding GspE/PulE family protein: MAQAPAFIPVEQDETSRAQALAIRYRCEFVDLKNFRIQHDLFRTVPVDMMFRYNFVPLEQQEDRLVIAVSDPSRLMVLDEISSLLGQRISARVATLSQITDLLKKTEQSQRVLDEASEGLTFDVLTGEDNSDENISIEKLTSEEDISPIIRLVDTTIFTALERRASDIHIETYDDSVLVKYRIDGVLQQAMAPIAREHHSTILSRIKVMSELDIAERRVPQDGRFRVRYKTRLIDFRVSVMPTVHGENAVLRVLDKESMSEKFRKLTLDVVGFAEDDLRRFRRYIREPYGMVLVTGPTGSGKTTSLYAALNEIKSDEDKIITIEDPVEYQIRGITQIPVNEKKGLTFARGLRSILRHDPDKILVGEIRDQETAQIAINSALTGHLVFTTVHANNVFDVLGRFLNMGVEPYNFISALNCILAQRLVRTICEYCGHTVRYDEETLVTGGLDLAEWRNFDFREGAGCIECGGTGYRGRTAIHELLDLTDPIREMILDKKPSSEVRKLAQREGMQFLRESALDRVRRGLTTLKEINKVTFIEATR; the protein is encoded by the coding sequence ATGGCACAAGCACCAGCATTCATCCCGGTCGAGCAGGACGAGACAAGCCGCGCACAGGCGCTCGCCATCCGCTACCGCTGCGAGTTCGTCGATCTGAAAAACTTCCGCATCCAGCACGATCTCTTCCGCACCGTGCCCGTCGACATGATGTTCCGCTACAACTTCGTGCCGCTCGAGCAGCAGGAAGACCGCCTCGTCATCGCCGTCAGCGACCCGAGCCGCCTCATGGTGCTCGATGAGATCTCGAGCCTCCTCGGCCAGCGCATCTCCGCGCGCGTCGCAACGCTCTCGCAGATCACCGACCTGCTCAAGAAGACCGAACAGTCACAGCGCGTCCTCGATGAAGCGTCCGAGGGCCTCACCTTTGACGTTCTTACCGGTGAAGACAACTCCGATGAAAATATCTCGATCGAAAAGCTGACCTCCGAAGAAGACATCAGCCCGATCATCCGCCTCGTCGACACCACCATCTTCACCGCTCTCGAACGCCGCGCTTCTGACATTCACATCGAGACCTACGACGACTCAGTGCTCGTCAAGTACCGCATCGACGGCGTTCTGCAACAGGCCATGGCCCCTATCGCGCGCGAGCACCACTCGACCATCCTCTCGCGCATCAAGGTCATGAGCGAACTCGATATCGCCGAGCGCCGCGTGCCGCAGGACGGACGCTTCCGCGTCCGCTACAAGACGCGCCTGATCGACTTCCGTGTCTCCGTCATGCCGACCGTTCACGGCGAAAATGCCGTCCTTCGTGTCCTCGACAAAGAATCGATGAGCGAAAAGTTCCGCAAGCTCACGCTCGACGTCGTCGGATTCGCCGAAGACGACCTGCGCCGCTTCCGCCGCTACATCCGCGAACCCTACGGCATGGTGCTCGTCACCGGCCCGACTGGCTCTGGAAAGACGACCTCTCTCTATGCTGCGCTGAATGAGATCAAGAGCGACGAAGACAAGATCATCACCATCGAGGACCCAGTCGAGTATCAGATTCGCGGCATTACACAGATTCCCGTCAACGAGAAAAAAGGACTTACCTTTGCCCGTGGTCTGCGCTCCATCCTGCGCCACGATCCGGACAAGATCCTGGTCGGCGAAATCCGTGACCAGGAGACGGCGCAGATCGCCATCAACTCCGCGCTCACCGGACACCTCGTCTTCACCACCGTCCACGCCAACAACGTATTCGATGTCCTCGGCCGCTTCCTCAACATGGGCGTCGAGCCCTACAACTTCATCTCCGCGTTGAATTGCATCCTCGCCCAGCGCCTCGTCCGTACCATCTGCGAATACTGCGGGCACACCGTTCGCTATGACGAGGAAACCCTGGTCACAGGCGGACTCGATCTGGCAGAGTGGCGCAACTTCGACTTCCGCGAGGGCGCTGGCTGCATCGAGTGCGGCGGCACCGGCTATCGTGGACGAACTGCCATCCACGAACTGCTCGACCTGACCGATCCGATCCGCGAAATGATTCTCGACAAGAAACCCAGTTCGGAAGTGCGCAAGCTCGCGCAGCGTGAAGGAATGCAGTTCCTTCGTGAATCAGCGTTGGATCGCGTGCGGCGCGGCCTCACGACATTGAAAGAAATCAACAAGGTCACATTCATCGAGGCGACACGCTAG
- a CDS encoding YceI family protein, which yields MNFVSRKYCICLSAVILCIAQMARAQSSSPKVTVHLDPQKTEIHWTLHDILHTVQGTFRLKGGVMTFDPVTGAAEGEFLVDVTTGESGNSTRDGKMQKEVLESSKYPQAFFHPVKVSGDLKAVGTQNVTVDGTFNIHGADHPLSLQIALQRNGTDATATTRFSIPYVAWGMKDESTFLLKVDKEVTVDVVARGTMEGFSPENK from the coding sequence GTGAATTTTGTATCTCGCAAGTATTGCATTTGTCTTTCCGCGGTAATCCTGTGTATCGCCCAGATGGCGCGGGCGCAGTCGTCCTCGCCGAAAGTCACCGTTCATCTTGATCCGCAGAAAACTGAGATTCATTGGACACTGCACGACATTTTGCACACGGTTCAGGGCACTTTCCGCCTGAAAGGCGGAGTGATGACGTTCGATCCTGTGACTGGCGCGGCAGAGGGAGAATTTCTTGTTGATGTAACGACCGGGGAGAGCGGGAACAGCACGCGCGATGGAAAGATGCAGAAAGAAGTACTTGAAAGCAGTAAATATCCTCAAGCCTTCTTCCATCCGGTAAAAGTGTCAGGCGATCTGAAGGCAGTCGGAACTCAAAACGTAACTGTTGACGGTACGTTTAATATCCACGGCGCAGATCATCCGCTTAGCTTACAGATTGCGCTTCAGCGGAACGGGACAGATGCGACGGCGACGACACGCTTCTCGATTCCCTATGTAGCCTGGGGAATGAAGGATGAGAGCACATTTCTCCTGAAGGTTGACAAAGAAGTGACAGTAGACGTCGTTGCCCGGGGAACGATGGAGGGGTTTTCCCCAGAAAATAAGTAA
- a CDS encoding type II secretion system F family protein, producing MAEFVIKLADERGRVQEQIQSAASAEELRQRFSQAGYYVYSVKPRGFAGGKKKAKLETFLIFNQQFLTLVRAGLPILSSLEMLAKNQKNPAFSAQLQNVAARVRTGESISSAFEAQGGFPLIYTTTLLAGERSGNLEEVLGRYLSFQRVSLTFRKKLQASLVYPALLITLVFGLFIFLITFVVPRFALLYDQIGTKLPSITLFLLALGNGAQHYILYILPALAIIAFLLYRWSKTDGGADRIDGIRIKLPIFGKIWLKYQVALFSRTLSTLLSGGLPLVPSLETAARSIASKRIAKAVFASVGSVREGKSLAKSLVNTKVFPELSTEMIEVGESTGALPQMLNSVAEFFEEDVQTALTASLALIEPAILIVMGVVVVIILIALYLPIFSLSQAGTFQR from the coding sequence ATGGCAGAGTTCGTCATCAAGCTGGCCGATGAGCGCGGGCGCGTGCAGGAACAGATCCAGTCCGCCGCCTCCGCCGAGGAGTTGCGCCAGCGCTTTTCCCAGGCCGGCTACTACGTCTATTCGGTCAAGCCGCGCGGATTCGCCGGCGGCAAGAAAAAGGCGAAACTCGAGACTTTTCTTATATTTAACCAGCAATTCCTGACCCTTGTTCGAGCCGGACTCCCGATCCTCAGTTCGCTTGAAATGCTCGCAAAAAACCAGAAAAACCCGGCATTTTCCGCGCAATTGCAGAACGTAGCCGCGCGTGTTCGCACCGGCGAATCTATCTCCTCGGCCTTCGAAGCTCAAGGCGGATTCCCGCTCATCTACACCACCACGCTGCTCGCCGGCGAACGAAGCGGCAACCTCGAAGAAGTCCTGGGCCGATATCTCTCATTCCAAAGAGTTTCGCTGACCTTCCGCAAGAAGTTGCAAGCCTCGCTCGTCTACCCGGCGCTGTTGATAACGCTGGTCTTCGGCCTCTTCATCTTCCTGATTACCTTCGTCGTCCCGCGCTTCGCCCTGCTCTACGACCAGATCGGCACCAAACTGCCCTCGATTACGCTCTTCCTCCTCGCTCTCGGAAACGGCGCGCAGCACTACATCCTCTATATCCTCCCGGCGCTTGCCATCATCGCCTTCCTGCTCTACCGCTGGAGCAAGACCGACGGCGGAGCCGACCGCATCGACGGCATCCGCATCAAGCTGCCCATCTTCGGCAAGATTTGGCTGAAATACCAGGTGGCGCTGTTCTCCCGCACGCTCTCAACCCTGCTCTCCGGCGGCCTGCCCCTGGTACCCTCCCTCGAAACCGCAGCCCGCTCCATCGCCAGCAAACGCATCGCAAAAGCAGTCTTCGCTTCAGTGGGCAGCGTGCGCGAAGGCAAAAGTCTGGCGAAGAGCCTCGTCAACACCAAAGTCTTCCCCGAGCTATCAACCGAAATGATTGAAGTCGGCGAATCGACCGGCGCACTGCCGCAAATGTTGAATTCTGTGGCAGAATTCTTCGAGGAAGACGTACAGACCGCGCTTACTGCATCGCTGGCCTTAATCGAACCTGCGATCCTGATCGTAATGGGCGTTGTCGTAGTCATCATTCTGATTGCGCTTTATCTCCCCATCTTCTCCCTCAGTCAGGCAGGCACCTTCCAGCGATAA
- a CDS encoding HesB/IscA family protein, producing the protein MATTTVMPIETTEVRKAPLSLTDTAVGKVREIMATQDPLPAGLRIGVVGGGCSGFQYSMSFENQSGMMDKVFSFDGLKVFVDATSLMYLNGCVVDYVETLEAAGFKFENPNTKSTCGCGSSFSV; encoded by the coding sequence ATGGCAACCACTACCGTTATGCCGATTGAAACAACGGAAGTCAGGAAGGCGCCTCTTTCGCTCACGGATACTGCAGTTGGCAAAGTTCGCGAAATCATGGCGACGCAGGACCCGCTTCCTGCGGGTTTGCGCATTGGTGTGGTTGGCGGCGGATGCTCCGGTTTCCAATACTCCATGTCGTTTGAGAATCAATCGGGCATGATGGACAAGGTCTTCAGCTTTGATGGGCTGAAGGTTTTCGTCGACGCGACATCGTTGATGTATCTGAATGGCTGCGTAGTGGACTATGTCGAGACGCTGGAAGCGGCCGGCTTCAAGTTTGAAAATCCGAATACCAAGAGCACTTGCGGTTGCGGATCTTCGTTCAGCGTGTAA
- a CDS encoding GspMb/PilO family protein, whose product MKNVRKLLTLLNLHLAGVVLLLGINLFLLTRLLIAWHAASSDQSADYNAGHMTYVQLQAQMSHLQGLPEKVNLAHSDADKFYADRIAPNYSTMAGQLGSLVSKNNVRLTRAQYTPAPAINGLTEVRIDASLSGEYTALMHFINDLERDKDHVFFTIKTLTLSGQQGGLVNLRLRMTTYLQSSGDLPPTPANEGSANNEAMLSPQEVR is encoded by the coding sequence ATGAAGAACGTGCGCAAACTCTTAACGCTTCTCAACCTGCACCTCGCAGGTGTAGTGCTGTTGCTCGGCATAAATCTGTTCCTGTTAACGCGACTCCTCATCGCGTGGCACGCTGCCAGTTCCGACCAGTCAGCTGACTACAACGCCGGGCACATGACCTACGTGCAGTTGCAGGCGCAGATGTCACACCTGCAGGGGCTGCCGGAAAAAGTAAACCTGGCCCACAGCGATGCCGACAAGTTCTACGCAGATCGCATTGCGCCCAACTACTCGACAATGGCAGGACAGCTCGGCTCGTTGGTCAGCAAGAACAATGTTCGCCTGACTCGCGCCCAGTACACTCCTGCACCCGCGATCAACGGGCTAACCGAAGTTCGCATCGACGCGAGCCTGAGCGGCGAATACACCGCCTTGATGCATTTCATCAACGATCTCGAACGCGACAAGGACCACGTCTTTTTCACCATCAAAACACTTACGCTCAGCGGACAGCAGGGTGGTTTGGTGAATTTGCGCCTGCGTATGACCACATATCTGCAATCAAGTGGTGACCTGCCTCCCACGCCGGCCAACGAAGGCAGTGCCAACAACGAAGCAATGCTGTCTCCTCAGGAGGTCCGGTGA